One Rhodobacteraceae bacterium M385 genomic region harbors:
- a CDS encoding DUF2842 domain-containing protein yields the protein MALSYKARKRWSLFILLVGLPVYIAAVWYILSLLEGWNIWLQLIICLVFSMAWAFPLKAVFLGVGKADPDAPEE from the coding sequence ATGGCATTGAGCTACAAGGCAAGGAAGCGGTGGTCGCTTTTCATCCTTCTGGTCGGTCTGCCGGTCTACATTGCGGCGGTCTGGTACATCCTAAGCCTCTTGGAAGGCTGGAATATCTGGCTTCAGTTGATCATTTGTCTGGTGTTCAGCATGGCGTGGGCGTTCCCGTTGAAAGCGGTGTTCCTGGGAGTCGGCAAAGCGGACCCAGACGCGCCAGAGGAATAG
- a CDS encoding adenylosuccinate synthase, with the protein MANVVVVGAQWGDEGKGKIVDWLSERADVIARFQGGHNAGHTLVIDGKVYKLNALPSGVVRGGKLSVIGNGVVLDPWHLVKEIESIRAQGVEITPETLMIAENTPLILPIHGELDRAREEAASSGTKIGTTGRGIGPAYEDKVGRRSVRVADLADRATLEARVDRALQHHNPLRRGLGIEAIDRDALIEALSEIAPQILQYAAPVWKVLNEKRKSGKRILFEGAQGALLDIDFGTYPFVTSSNVIAGQAATGVGLGPNAIDYVLGIVKAYTTRVGEGPFPTELDDDDGQRLGERGHEFGTVTGRKRRCGWFDAALVRQTCATSGVTGISLTKLDVLDGFETLKICVGYELDGERLDYLPTAAEQQARCTPIYEEMPGWSSSTEGARSWADLPAEAIKYVRRVEELIQCPVALLSTSPEREDTILVTDPFAD; encoded by the coding sequence ATGGCCAATGTTGTAGTTGTCGGCGCTCAATGGGGTGACGAGGGCAAGGGCAAAATCGTTGACTGGCTCAGCGAACGCGCTGATGTCATTGCGCGGTTCCAAGGGGGCCACAACGCGGGCCATACGCTGGTTATTGACGGGAAAGTCTACAAACTGAACGCGCTGCCCTCGGGCGTTGTGCGCGGTGGCAAGCTTTCGGTGATCGGCAACGGTGTCGTCCTGGACCCTTGGCACCTGGTTAAGGAAATCGAAAGCATTCGCGCTCAAGGTGTGGAAATCACGCCAGAAACGTTGATGATCGCGGAAAACACGCCGCTGATCCTGCCTATTCACGGCGAACTGGACCGTGCCCGCGAAGAGGCGGCCTCTTCCGGCACCAAGATTGGGACAACGGGGCGGGGCATCGGCCCGGCCTATGAAGATAAAGTGGGCCGTCGCTCGGTCCGGGTGGCGGACCTTGCGGATCGTGCCACGCTGGAGGCGCGCGTTGACCGCGCCCTGCAACACCATAACCCGTTGCGCCGAGGTCTTGGCATCGAGGCGATCGACCGTGACGCGCTGATTGAAGCGCTTTCGGAAATTGCGCCGCAGATTTTGCAATACGCGGCACCGGTCTGGAAGGTATTGAACGAAAAGCGGAAATCCGGGAAGCGCATCCTGTTCGAAGGGGCCCAAGGCGCGCTTCTGGACATTGATTTCGGCACCTATCCCTTCGTGACATCCTCTAACGTAATCGCGGGGCAGGCCGCGACGGGCGTGGGACTTGGTCCCAACGCGATCGACTACGTCTTGGGCATTGTGAAGGCCTACACGACCCGCGTGGGCGAAGGTCCATTCCCGACGGAATTGGACGACGATGATGGCCAGCGCTTGGGTGAACGGGGCCATGAGTTTGGCACCGTCACAGGCCGCAAGCGTCGTTGCGGGTGGTTCGACGCCGCTTTGGTGCGCCAGACATGTGCCACATCGGGGGTCACAGGAATCTCGTTGACGAAATTGGACGTGCTAGATGGGTTTGAAACCCTGAAAATCTGTGTCGGCTATGAATTGGACGGAGAGCGGTTGGATTACCTGCCCACCGCCGCCGAACAACAGGCCCGTTGCACGCCAATCTACGAGGAAATGCCCGGTTGGTCTTCCAGCACCGAGGGCGCGCGTTCTTGGGCGGATTTGCCCGCCGAGGCCATCAAATACGTGCGCCGGGTGGAGGAATTGATCCAATGCCCCGTCGCGCTTTTGTCCACCTCGCCTGAGCGGGAGGATACGATCCTCGTGACCGATCCCTTCGCCGATTGA